A genomic region of Rhipicephalus sanguineus isolate Rsan-2018 chromosome 3, BIME_Rsan_1.4, whole genome shotgun sequence contains the following coding sequences:
- the LOC119387559 gene encoding Bardet-Biedl syndrome 5 protein homolog isoform X1: MAESEGLWQDRDIRFDISNQDLQYGAGEEQIDRLPNVEDTKGNSGDKGTLYVTNLRIIWQSLARPRVNLSVGFNCVTGISTRTVNSKLCGIAEALYIMTKSNSTRYEFIFTNMSQIMEQPRLIASVLNTFKAYSATKLYRDLHLRAALLHNRQLRLLPMEQLCSQVNGVWNLSSDQGNLGTMHITNVRIVWHANMNESFNISLPYLQVAAIKTRESKFGTALVIETTDRSGGYVLGFKVDPMERLQHIYKELSSLLKVHKTKPIMGVDVFMEKQTADEEAVTQDTGPEIQDEPEVNSADGTHYDAFAAYLADGGHDRDREVVLSPELGLAVEKLPEGFTLASLWEVLPPSS, from the exons ATGGCTGAATCCGAAGGACTCTGGCAAGATCGAGATATCAGATTCGATATCTCAAACCA AGACCTCCAATATGGTGCTGGGGAAGAACAAATTGACAGGCTTCCAAATGTGGAAGACACCAAGGGTAACAGTGGAGACAAAG GAACATTGTATGTCACAAACTTACGGATTATCTGGCAGTCCCTTGCTAGGCCAAGAGTAAACCTCT CTGTTGGATTCAATTGCGTCACAGGAATATCAACGAGAACTGTTAATTCC AAATTATGCGGAATCGCCGAAGCACTCTACATTATGACAAAGTCCAACAGCACTCGTTACGAATTCATATTTACCAACATG AGCCAGATCATGGAGCAGCCACGCCTTATCGCATCTGTCCTCAACACTTTCAA GGCATACAGTGCCACCAAGCTGTACCGTGACCTGCACCTGCGTGCTGCACTTCTGCACAATCGCCAGCTGCGACTGCTACCCATGGAGCAGCTGTGCAGCCAGGTGAACGGAGTGTGGAACCTGTCCAGCGACCAGGGTAACCTGGGAACCATGCACATCACCAACGTGCGCATCGTCTGGCACGCCAACATGAACGAGTCTTTCAACATCAGCTTGCCCTACCTGCAAGTG GCTGCCATAAAAACGCGGGAATCAAAGTTTGGCACAGCACTGGTCATTGAGACAACAGACAGG AGTGGCGGTTATGTACTTGGCTTCAAAGTGGACCCCATGGAGCGACTGCAGCACATCTACAAAGAGCTGTCTAGCCTCCTGAAGGTGCACAAGACCAAGCCAATCATGGGAGTGGACGTCTTCATGGAGAAGCAG ACAGCAGACGAGGAGGCCGTGACTCAAGACACAGGACCCGAAATACAAGACGAGCCCGAAGTGAACAGTGCAGACGGAACTCACTATGATGCCTTTGCT GCCTACCTGGCAGACGGTGGTCACGATCGTGACCGCGAGGTTGTGCTCAGCCCCGAGCTAGGTCTTGCTGTGGAAAAACTGCCCGAAGGTTTCACACTTGCTAGCCTCTGGGAAGTGCTGCCGCCCTCATCCTGA
- the LOC119387559 gene encoding Bardet-Biedl syndrome 5 protein homolog isoform X2, translating to MAESEGLWQDRDIRFDISNQDLQYGAGEEQIDRLPNVEDTKGNSGDKAVGFNCVTGISTRTVNSKLCGIAEALYIMTKSNSTRYEFIFTNMSQIMEQPRLIASVLNTFKAYSATKLYRDLHLRAALLHNRQLRLLPMEQLCSQVNGVWNLSSDQGNLGTMHITNVRIVWHANMNESFNISLPYLQVAAIKTRESKFGTALVIETTDRSGGYVLGFKVDPMERLQHIYKELSSLLKVHKTKPIMGVDVFMEKQTADEEAVTQDTGPEIQDEPEVNSADGTHYDAFAAYLADGGHDRDREVVLSPELGLAVEKLPEGFTLASLWEVLPPSS from the exons ATGGCTGAATCCGAAGGACTCTGGCAAGATCGAGATATCAGATTCGATATCTCAAACCA AGACCTCCAATATGGTGCTGGGGAAGAACAAATTGACAGGCTTCCAAATGTGGAAGACACCAAGGGTAACAGTGGAGACAAAG CTGTTGGATTCAATTGCGTCACAGGAATATCAACGAGAACTGTTAATTCC AAATTATGCGGAATCGCCGAAGCACTCTACATTATGACAAAGTCCAACAGCACTCGTTACGAATTCATATTTACCAACATG AGCCAGATCATGGAGCAGCCACGCCTTATCGCATCTGTCCTCAACACTTTCAA GGCATACAGTGCCACCAAGCTGTACCGTGACCTGCACCTGCGTGCTGCACTTCTGCACAATCGCCAGCTGCGACTGCTACCCATGGAGCAGCTGTGCAGCCAGGTGAACGGAGTGTGGAACCTGTCCAGCGACCAGGGTAACCTGGGAACCATGCACATCACCAACGTGCGCATCGTCTGGCACGCCAACATGAACGAGTCTTTCAACATCAGCTTGCCCTACCTGCAAGTG GCTGCCATAAAAACGCGGGAATCAAAGTTTGGCACAGCACTGGTCATTGAGACAACAGACAGG AGTGGCGGTTATGTACTTGGCTTCAAAGTGGACCCCATGGAGCGACTGCAGCACATCTACAAAGAGCTGTCTAGCCTCCTGAAGGTGCACAAGACCAAGCCAATCATGGGAGTGGACGTCTTCATGGAGAAGCAG ACAGCAGACGAGGAGGCCGTGACTCAAGACACAGGACCCGAAATACAAGACGAGCCCGAAGTGAACAGTGCAGACGGAACTCACTATGATGCCTTTGCT GCCTACCTGGCAGACGGTGGTCACGATCGTGACCGCGAGGTTGTGCTCAGCCCCGAGCTAGGTCTTGCTGTGGAAAAACTGCCCGAAGGTTTCACACTTGCTAGCCTCTGGGAAGTGCTGCCGCCCTCATCCTGA
- the LOC119387559 gene encoding Bardet-Biedl syndrome 5 protein homolog isoform X3, giving the protein MVLGKNKLTGFQMWKTPRVTVETKKLCGIAEALYIMTKSNSTRYEFIFTNMSQIMEQPRLIASVLNTFKAYSATKLYRDLHLRAALLHNRQLRLLPMEQLCSQVNGVWNLSSDQGNLGTMHITNVRIVWHANMNESFNISLPYLQVAAIKTRESKFGTALVIETTDRSGGYVLGFKVDPMERLQHIYKELSSLLKVHKTKPIMGVDVFMEKQTADEEAVTQDTGPEIQDEPEVNSADGTHYDAFAAYLADGGHDRDREVVLSPELGLAVEKLPEGFTLASLWEVLPPSS; this is encoded by the exons ATGGTGCTGGGGAAGAACAAATTGACAGGCTTCCAAATGTGGAAGACACCAAGGGTAACAGTGGAGACAAAG AAATTATGCGGAATCGCCGAAGCACTCTACATTATGACAAAGTCCAACAGCACTCGTTACGAATTCATATTTACCAACATG AGCCAGATCATGGAGCAGCCACGCCTTATCGCATCTGTCCTCAACACTTTCAA GGCATACAGTGCCACCAAGCTGTACCGTGACCTGCACCTGCGTGCTGCACTTCTGCACAATCGCCAGCTGCGACTGCTACCCATGGAGCAGCTGTGCAGCCAGGTGAACGGAGTGTGGAACCTGTCCAGCGACCAGGGTAACCTGGGAACCATGCACATCACCAACGTGCGCATCGTCTGGCACGCCAACATGAACGAGTCTTTCAACATCAGCTTGCCCTACCTGCAAGTG GCTGCCATAAAAACGCGGGAATCAAAGTTTGGCACAGCACTGGTCATTGAGACAACAGACAGG AGTGGCGGTTATGTACTTGGCTTCAAAGTGGACCCCATGGAGCGACTGCAGCACATCTACAAAGAGCTGTCTAGCCTCCTGAAGGTGCACAAGACCAAGCCAATCATGGGAGTGGACGTCTTCATGGAGAAGCAG ACAGCAGACGAGGAGGCCGTGACTCAAGACACAGGACCCGAAATACAAGACGAGCCCGAAGTGAACAGTGCAGACGGAACTCACTATGATGCCTTTGCT GCCTACCTGGCAGACGGTGGTCACGATCGTGACCGCGAGGTTGTGCTCAGCCCCGAGCTAGGTCTTGCTGTGGAAAAACTGCCCGAAGGTTTCACACTTGCTAGCCTCTGGGAAGTGCTGCCGCCCTCATCCTGA